One Chryseobacterium sp. StRB126 genomic region harbors:
- a CDS encoding DUF6443 domain-containing protein has translation MSETVQYFDGLGRPKQVVNVKNSPLGKNWIIHIEYD, from the coding sequence ATCTCAGAAACCGTTCAGTATTTTGACGGCCTTGGAAGACCAAAACAAGTTGTTAATGTAAAAAACTCTCCACTAGGAAAAAATTGGATTATCCATATTGAATATGATTAG